From the genome of Cytophagales bacterium WSM2-2:
TTTGGTAATAGAAGCTCCATGTAGCGTGGATTGGAATAATCTTTTTTAGCCTCAATAGTGCGGACTTCTGCGAGTACTTTTGGATCCATTTGTTTCGCCAAAACTTCTTCAGCATATTTTCCATAGTCAATCGCACTTGCCATCATATTGGAGATGATCAGGCCTTTCAGGTTCTTCTGATATTTCAGTGCGTACTCCATCGCCAGGATTCCACCCCAGGAGCTGCCAAGCAAATAAAAATTAGTGCTGTCGAGCTTCAGGGCCTTGCGTACATCTTCAACTTCTTCAACAAAGCGAGCAGTTTTCCATAAGCTCGTGTCGTTAGGTTGGTCACTGTAATAGGAACCCAGTTGATCGTAGTAATAGTACTCGATTCCTTCTTGTGGAAGGAAGCTGTCAAAACTTTCGAAATATTCGTGTGTTGCTGAGGGACCACCATGCAGTAGCAGTAATTTAATTTTAGGGTTGTTACCAACTCGTTTGGTCCATACATTATATTTTCCGTTCATGATCGGGATCATTTTTACACCACCGGCTTTTACACCGGTTTCCTGAAGATCGAAGTAGGAAGTTTGTGACTTCTCATCCTTTGGCTGGCATGAGATAAGAGCTACCAGCACGAGTGCAACAAAGTTTTTCATAGCGTTGGGGTTGAGGTAATCCCTAAGCTACTGAAATTTTTAAAATTCAGTTACTTGATTTCTGCGTGCGCAAAGTCGACCGAATACGCCTGGCACCAGATGTGCACATAGTTATAACTGACGATACTGGGATTTCCGGGCACGGAATAAATCTGACGGCCTGTAACTGCCTGCAATTTTCCGACCCGGATATAATCGGCAGCATTTACATCTTTGCTTAGGTACACGTAAAGATCGGGACCGCTGTGCGAAACAAATGGATCGAGTGTGATGTATTTTATTCCTGACTGATCATAAACTTTTGCTGTGCCCGAAGTTGGTCCATCGAGGCCGATGAAGGTGCCTTTCTTCAGCAATTGAGCTTTTATCGAATCGAAAGCGCTGTTCGTGAGAGCAGGCACTACAGGAGTTGTATTTTGAGGTGAGCATCCAACAAAGAGAATCGCAGCAACGATTACCAGGATAGTTTTCATGTTTTTTGTTTTAGTCGATAAGTAAACCCGATGCATGCAAGGAGAGACTTGTTTCTAAACCGATCGTTTTCCTGAGGGAATTGCTGCACTTTAACAGTAGTCGTGTATTCCGTAAAAAGAAATTGTGCTCCCGCCTTTAAAGACCATTTGTCACTCAGTGAGTAACGCACAAAGAATTCAGAGTTAAGGCCCCCATTGTCGTTGTCGCTCACTAGTAAGATATTAAAAAGCGTTGGTGAAGCGTTTGCCATTTTCCCGACAGGCCCATTGATATAATTTCCACTTCGGCTGGCTCCGAAGGAAAAACCGATCGCATCGATATTAAAGCCTGCTGTTATTTTAGAACTTACCTGGTAGTCGATGTTGATACTCAGGTTAAGACAATTCAGCTGAGGTGATTTCACCAGGAATGTATCGATGTTTGTGGTTATGTTGTCTTTGAAAATAATAAGAGGGCTAGTGCTCTCCGAGGTAAGTGAAGCAGGTGCTGTAATGTAATACTGATTCGCCCCCAGGTACGAGGTGAACCTTCCGCCAATTCCAATTCCCAGTTTTTGACTTGCTCCTAAGTTCCAGAAATGGACATATGATACCGCAAAAGTTCCCTGGTATTTTGCCGCTCCGAAAGTTACGTCTGCGTAGTTTGAAATGCGCTGAGCTGAGCAATAACCGGCAATAAGGAAAAACAGTCCTGCGAATGAGAATTTCATTGCGCTAAAGTACCTCACAGTGGCCGGTCTGAATGTCGCTCGGGTGACGAATGCAGAAGTCGCTATTTGACAGCCACCAGGACCCTGTCTTTGCGATCCAGGTCCTTAAGAATTTGCACTTCTTTAAATTCTGAATTTCTAAATAACGCGGCTACTTCGAGGCCAAGGTGCTCGTTGATTTCGGCAATTACTTTACCATTCCTCGTCAGGATAGATTTACTTTTTTGGGCAATGGCTTTGTAAAAAAGCAACGGATCATTGTCAGGAACAAATAAAGCCAGATGAGGTTCAAACTGCAACACGTTTTCACTCATCGTACTTTTTTCCTGCGAGCAAATGTAAGGTGGGTTGCTCACGATGAGATCTACTGGTTCCATTACAATGTCCTCCAGAAAATTTCTTTGAACCAATTCGATTTCCGCCCCAAGAATTCTTGAATTTTCATTCGCAATCTGCAAGGCCTTTTCACTGATATCCAACGCAATCACTTGAGCCGAGGGAATTTCAAGTTTCAGGGTGATGGCGATACATCCACTGCCTGTGCCAACATCCAAGATGCGTGAAGGGATAGGGTTTGTTTTTAAAACTTGTTCAATGAGGATCTCGGTCTCCGGTCGTGGTATCAGTACCGATGAATTCACCTTAAACTTTCTTTCGAAAAAATCAGCCTCTCCTAAAACATATTGCAGAGGTTCATGTTGATTTAGCCGGTTGATGATCTCTGATAAATCAATGAAGGCAACTTCTTTTTCCGCAAGAATGCTGGTGAATGAAAGTTGATAATATTTTTCCATCAAGGCCAGCGCAATAGCATGAGCCTCGTCCAGGTCACTCAACGTTAAACCCGCTTTGATCGATTGAAAAACTGCTTTGGAATTAGTCGTCTTCCGGTTCATCTTTGCAATGATAATAAAAAGACCATGACTCCCGATGAACTTTTCATGCAGCGCGCCTTTGAACTGGCACTATTGGGTGCCGGGCAGGTGAGCCCCAACCCGAGGGTAGGTTGTGTGGTTGTTCATGACAATAAAATCATCGGGGAGGGCTGGCACAAAAAATATGGAGAACCTCACGCGGAGGTAAATGCGATTGCTTCTGTGCTAGACAAGTCCATATTGAAGGAAAGTACAATTTATGTAAACCTCGAGCCATGCTCACACTTCGGGAAAACTCCTCCTTGTTCGGATTTATTGATTAAACACGGGGTAAAGAAGGTGATGATCTCGAATGTAGATACAAATCCGTTGGTAGAAGGTAAGGGTGTCAAAAAGATGAAAGATGCCGGAATAGAAGTCATCACCGGGATTTTGGAAAAAGAAGGCCGTGAATTGAACAAGCGTTTTTTCACTTTCATAGAGAAGCAGCGACCTTATGTCATTTTGAAATGGGCACAGACAGCAGACGGTTTCATTGCCCAAAAAAACTTTGAATCGAAATGGATAAGTAATGAGTTGTCCAGGCACTTGGTTCACCGCTGGCGTAGCGAGGAGGATGCCGTTTTAGTTGGCACACGAACAGCATCGCATGACAATCCATCACTTACTGTCAGAGAGTGGTCGGGCAGAAATCCGGTGCGGATAGTTATCGATCGGTTCCTACGATTGAATGAACATTTAAATTTATTTGATAGGAAAGCGAAAACAATTTGCTACAATGTTTTAAAGCATGAAGAGCACAACAACCTGGTTTTTATCCGTCTCAATGAAAATAGTTTCGTGAATGAATTGGTTCACAATCTGGTAAAACAAAAAATTCAATCAGTCATTATAGAGGGCGGTGCACAGACACTCGGGCTTTTCATGGAGGCCAAATTGTGGGATGAAGCCAGGGTCTTCACCTCTTCCAGATCTTTTGGAGAAGGTATTGCTGCCCCCATACTTGAAGGAAAAGTCAGTTCTTCAGTTTACCTCGATGCGGACTTAGTAGAAATTATCTTCCCGCGATAAACCAGAAAAAAGACGCTCCCGTAATCCAGGGTATCCTTTTTAAAAACAAGAAAAAGTCTCGACCACGGACAATTTTGTCCGAGTCCGAACGAGGTATTGAGGATTCCTATTTATTTTCCGAATTTTAGATAGATTTTGTCAGGCACAATTGTTGTAAATCAATAGTTACTATGGACACTCAAAAAGTTAAAACCTGCTTTACCATCACGTTCACTAACGAACAGTATCTGCATGCCAAGGCCTACGTGGATGACATGAGAAAACATCCACAGCGCGTCTTCTGGCAAGGTAAAAAGAACAAGTCGGACGATGAGTTAGTGATCGAGCAGATTGCTCACCGCATCCTTTCCGGATTTTACAATGATGATCCATTCAATGCAGGCAAACACATCCTGCGTATGGACAGCATGGTGAATGGATAATTGACGTTAATAAGTTATTAATTAATAGTACTGAGTAATTATTAATCGATAACGAATTACACTCTCTCCAGAACTTTTTCGATCAGGTTTTCGATGACCTTATTTGGGTCTTTGACGAATTTATTTTTCATCCGGTTGGCAAGAATAGCATTGACGCTTAATGCTTCGTGTCCGAGCAATCTGGCCATAGCGTAATATCCGGCTGTTTCCATTTCGAAGTTCGTAAGCCAGAAATCTCCTTTGTGATAATAGTTGAGGTCTTCCAGCAAATTTGGCAGGCGCACCGGTGCACGCAACGTTCTTCCTTGCGGTGCATAAAATCCGGGGCTCGTTACGGTATTTCCTTTTCGCATATCGAAACCGATACGTTCGAGCAGAGACTCTGAACCACGGACTACATAAGGCATGAACGGCAGACCCGTTTTTTTCTGAATGTCATGAGCGAGGCCAGCCTCTTCGTCATTCATCGGCAGGTCATAAAAATTCATCAGGTTATCGAGACCGACAGCATAATCGGAAACAAGATGTGAGCCTACCGCAATGTCCTCCTGAAGAGCCCCGGAAGTTCCAATGCGTATCACCTTGAGTTTCTTTTTGCGGGGCTTCGGCTCTCTTGTTTTTAAATCGATATTAACGAGGGCATCCAGCTCTGAAAAAAATATCTCCACATTGTCGGTACCAATTCCTGTGCTGATCACAGTAATTCTCTTCCCATTAAATTTCCCGACATGAGTGATAAACTCGCGTTTATTCATCTCGAATTCGATGTCATCAAAAAACTGACTTACCATATACACCCGGCTTGGATCGCCTACGGCAATCACGGTGTCACTGACATGTTTTGGTAAAAGATTAAGATGATAGACGCTCCCGTCGGGGTTGAGGAGAAGATCGGTTTCGGAAATTTTAGGCATAAGCCTTCAATTTATTCACGATGCTTTCAAAATCCAATTGCTCCCATGTTGTTTCTATGTTAACACGCCTCATCACTTCGTCCATGATTTGCTTTTGCTTTTGACCAGTGGTGAGTGCGTCTGCGTAACTGATATCTTCCCGGAACGTGACCATTGTATACAAGGGTATCCAGTGTTCAGGATATAATTGATTAAGCTTGGCTTCAATCTTCTTTCGCAATAAGAATTTTGCATCGCCTACGAGGTCACGCATTTCGATAAAATTATCCAGCGCCAGTTGCGCAATAGCGTCTGTATTTGGTTTCCTCGATTTCTGGAACTGATCAAAGAGTGCTGGCCAATCGGAAGCCTGGTCAAGTAATTGATTTAGTATCCGACAGTCTTCAAACCCCGCATTCATGCCTTGTCCATAAAAAGGAACAATGGCGTGTGCAGCATCTCCGATCACCAGTGTTTTGTTTTTGACCCAGGGGAAACATTTCATGGTCACCAATGATGAAGCCGGTGTGTTGACAAAATCACTGACAGCACCCGGCATTAATGTAAGGGCATCCGGAAAGGTCTCCTTTAGAAAATTCTCAACATCACCTGAAGTCTTTAGTGAATTGAAAGACAATTGACCATCAAAAGGGAAAAATAATGTGCAGGTAAAACTTCCATCCGGATTTGGAAGGGCGATGAGCATAAAACTTTCACGCGGCCAGATATGTAATGAGTTTTTTTCGAGCTGAAAATTTCCATTAGCATCTGGAATGTGCAGCTCTTTATAGCCGTGAGCAATGTAATCCTGTGAATAATCTATCCGGTCGGTAATTTGCATTGAGCTCCGTACGGCTGAGAATGCACCGTCTGCACCGATAATAGAATCGAACGCAAGTGAAGTGGTATGATTTGAAAAGGAGATCTGGGTCTTGTCAAAATCAACAGAAGCGATCCGGTGGTCAAAGAAGAAATTAACCCCGAGCGACTCCGCTTTGTTCATGAGCACCATATTCAAATTGCTCCGGGAGATTGAGTTGATGAACTGCCCTTCTTTACCGTAGGGCTGATAACTCAATTTTCCAAGACGATCATGCATTGTTCTACCGTGCATCGGAATTGCGGCTTTCTTAATTTCATCCGTCAGTCCGACTTCATCCAAGGCCCTAAGTCCACGGTTGCTTAACGCGAGATTGATTGATCGGCCGCGATCAACAGTTTGCTTGCGCATATCAGGTCTGCGCTCGAAGACGGAAACCCGGAACCCTCGTTTAGCTAAATAGATTGAAAGAAGTGAGCCGACCAGTCCGGCTCCCGCAATAGCGATGTGTTGGTTTTTATCGAAGGGCATTGGCAAAGATCTGTGCGAATGAAAAGACTTCTTCAAATGTGTTGTACAGTGGAACAGGTGCCACACGGATTACGTTTGGCTCGCGCCAGTCAGCAACAACTCCCGTACGGGTAATACGGTCAAAAACTTTCTTACCGTTCTTTTTCATCAATATGGAAAGCTGACAACCTCTCGCCTGCGGATCAGAAGGAGTGATGATGGTAAAATGATTCTCGAAACCGTCAATTGATTCCAGCAAGAATTCAAGGAAGCCTGTGAGTAGGAGACTCTTTTTGCGAAGTGCTTTCATGCCCACCTTATTGAAAATCTCGAGTGAAGCCAACTGGGCAGCTCCCGATAGTACGGGAAAATTTGAAAGTTGCCAGCCATCGACTCCTGGCATTGGCCGGAATCCTTTTTTCATTTGGAAGCGCTCTTTGTCATCATGGCCCCACCAGCCCGCATGTCGGGGAATCTCAAAATTAAGGGCATGTTTTTCATGAACAAAAGCACCGGCCATACCACCCGGCCCTGAATTCAGATACTTGTAACCACACCAAACGGCAAAATCAACTTCATCGTTGTGAAGTTCGAGAGGAACATTGCCGGCAGCGTGGGCGAGGTCAAATCCTGCAACAGCGCCAGCCTGGTGAGCAGCATATGTTATATTTTTAATATCAAAAAATTGCCCGGAATAATATTGCACACCTCCAAAAATCACGAGTGCAATCGAAGTTTTGTTCGCTTCTATTTTTTGCAGGATATCTTCTGTGCGAAGAATGAATTCTCCCTCACGTGGTAGTAATTCGATAATTGCATCAGTCGGATTGAATCCATGGCTTTTCACCTGCGATTCAAATGCATATTGATCGGAAGAAAACGCGCCCGCTTCCGTTAAGATTTTATACCGCTCTTTCGTAGGGCGATAGAAGGAAGTCAACATCAGGTGTAGGTTCACCGTAAGTTGGTTCATTGCTACAACCTCCAGCGGCTTGCCCCCGACTACCTTTGCCAGGGCTTTTTTGCTGAATTTGTGATAGTGGAGCCACGGCCTCCGGGAGTGAAAATGACCTTCAACACCCAACTCAGCCCAGTCAGTCAATTCTTCATTGACAAATTTCTTTGTTGACTTGGGTTGAAGTCCCAGCGAGTTACCTGTAAGATAAACAGCTCTCTTCCCATTGACTTTGGGTAGAAGAAAAAGTGACCGACAGGTGCGAAGAGGATCTTGCTGATCTAGTTTTTTGGCGAAAGACGCGGATTTTTCAAACTTCATGATTCAATGACACGAAGTTCAAAGGTATCAAAATATTGAGAGCTGTTTTTGCATGGCACCCTCGTGTTCGAGCAGCCAGACTTTTCTTTCCAAACCTCCGCCATAGCCAACGAGATCACCGCTTTTGCCGATCACACGGTGACAGGGCACTGCAATTGCTACCGGGTTCTGACCATTTGCAAGACCTACAGCACGGATGGACTTGATGTCACCAATACGAATTGCCAGCTCTTGATAGGAGATCGTCTTTCCGAAAGGGATGTTTAATAATTCACTCCACACTTTTACCTGAAACTCAGAACCTCTCAGTCCTATCGGGAAAGAAAAGAATTTCCTTCTTCCGGAAAAATATTCACTTAATTCTGAAATACACTGATCAATAACTGGTGTGCGGACTTCGCTCACTTTAGGATCCCATAAGAATCCAAGCATGGTGATCTCTTCATTTTCAGACTCGATTTGCAATTCACCGACAGGAGATGAGCAGTAAGCGATTCCTTTCACTCTTTTTTCTTTTTGCCACCCCCGATGGCTACACCGATTTTGGCAGTGAAATAATTGCCGCTGACGTAACTGACATAAGTTGGATTGTCAACCGGGTTTAGATTCGGAATCATGCTTTTGCCGACTAACTTCACTTGAGACATCACATTGTATTCTGTGGTAATTGTGAGATGTCCTACATCGAATCCCAATCGTGGATAGAATCCGATTTTATTTTTTTCATAATCTCTCGAGCAGTCACACATCATACCCGCACTGCTCAGTGTGTAGAGGCCAACGCCCAGCCCGGCAAAAAACCGGGTTCCGTTTTTATCTAGAAAGTAATACTGACCATTAGGACCATAAGAGCCTGTTAAAATAGATTGTGCGGCACTGGTCACCGCTCCCTCCAGGCGTAAACCAACCGACCACTTGTCGGTGATTCGATATGCGGGTTCCATGTACAAAGCAGGAAATCCGCCACCGAAGCTGAATTTGACTTTACGATAATTTTGAGAGAATGTAGAGATTGAAGCAAAGCACAGACAAGAGATAAAGAGTATTTTTTTCATAACCTGATAGTTTTTGCCCACCAAATAGTGTTATCCGCTGAACCGCGGATCTGCCTCCATCACTGTCCCACATTTCTTGCAAGTACGGAATTCTTTGGAACCATAAAATTCCTTAAAACGGGGTATAAAATCTTTTTCAATGTTGTCGAGGTGGAAACGGTATTCATGCAACTTGTTGTTGCAGTTATCGCAAAACCAGATCAGTCCGTCTTCATAAGTTTGTGCCGCGCGTTTGCATTCAATAACTAACCCAACGGAGTTGGCCGGTCGCTCCGGACGATGAGGTGTGTTTGCGGGGAGTAAAAACATTTCCCCTTCCTTAATGGGGATATCTACCGCTTTCCCATCTTCCTGGATGCGCACATTGATGTTGCCCTGAAGTTGATAGAATAGTTCTTCCGTTTGGTTGAAGTGAAAGTCTTTTCGGGCATTGGGACCGCCTACGATCATTACGATGTAATCACCTGCATCAGCATATAGATTCTTATTTCCGACCGGAGGTTTTAGCAGATCACGATTATCTGCAATCCATTGATTTAAATTGAAAGGTCTTCGGACGGCCATGTCGTTGATTTTTTGTGCTACCAATTTAGCAAATCTTACCCGTAAGCTAAATCAGAAAGTCTTCGGTCGGAATCTTATGTCTTGATACTTACGTTTAGTGCCCTCTAAACATTCTCATAAATAATAGCTGCACCTTGTCCGACACCTATACACATCGAGGCAAGTCCGTATTTCACATTGCGCTTCTTCATTTCGTGGATCAACGTTGCACTGATGCGCACACCGCTGCAACCCAGGGGGTGCCCAATGGCAATAGAGCCTCCATTTACATTTACAATCGATGAGTCAAGGCCCAGGTCGCGCATGCTGGCGATGGCCTGTGAGGCAAAAGCCTCGTTCAATTCAATCAAGCCGAGGTCAGAAATTTTTAACCCTGCGCGTTGTAAAGCTTTTTGTGTGGCAGGAACCGGACCAATGCCCATGTACGCAGGATCAACACCCGCTATAGCAACGGACACAACTCTTGCTAGAGGCTTGAGGTTATTTTTTTTGACGAATTCTTCACTCGCAATGAGACTTGCAGCCGAGCCATCGTTGATTCCGGATGAATTTCCTGCGGTAACACTTCCCCCTTCTTTGAAGGCAGGTTTCAGCGTGCCTAATTTCTCGAGTGTTGACTCACGCGGATTTTCATCTTTGTCGAAAATAAAATTCTCCTTGCCTTTAGCGACTGTCACTGCAATCATCTCCTCCTTGAATTTCCCGGCAGCATGTGCCTGGGCATATTTTTGTTGTGACGACAAAGCGAATTTGTCCTGGTCTTCACGACTCACTTTCCATTTTTCAGCGACATTCTCTGCGGTCTCCCCCATGCTGAATGGATGATACATTTTGGCGAGCTTCGGATTGGTAAACCGCCAGCCTATAGTCGTGTCATAGATTTCGGTCTTTCTCGAAAAAGCTTCATCACCTTTAGCCATCACGAAAGGTGCACGGGTCATGCTCTCCACGCCACCGGCAATATATAATTGACCATCGCCATGAATTATTCCGCGTGAAGCATCCATAATCGCTTGTAACCCGGATGCACACAACCTGTTAACGGTGACACCACCAACCGTAGTCGGAAGTCCGGCAAGCAGAGCAGCCATTCGCGCTACGTTCCGGTTGTCTTCTCCTGCTTGGTTGGCCGCACCAAAAACAACATCTTCAATCTGATTGACATCAATGGAAGGATTGCGCTCTAGGAGTTTTTTGACTACCAGAGCTGCAAGGTCGTCTGGCCGTACAGTTGCGAGTGAACCCGCATATTTTCCAATGGGTGTACGGAGAATGTCAATGATATAAGCGCTTTGCATGATTTGTATTGATTTCGATTGATTATTTTTGCCGGATCGCAAGTTAAATCAACCCCTTTATGTGGCAAAGAGTTCAAACGATATTTCTGGCAGTGGCTGTAGCTTGCCTCGTGGCAATGATTTTTTTTCCGGTGTGGGAAGCTAAGGCTGAAACTACACGACTTACGCTTTATCCATTGTATTATCGCGCTCAAATGGGAGGTGCTACCTCTGAGATTTATTTTCCTTATTGCATTATCGCCATACTTGCGTTGGCCTCTGCGACACTGGCGCTTATTGAAATTCAGAAATTCGAGAATCGGTTGCTACAAATGAAAATGGGGGCATTGAATTCAGTGCTGATGGCTGGATGCGGATTTGCGGCAGCTTATCTTTCGATCACACTGGCTCGCGAGACTCACGCACCTGGTAGTTTTGGACTTGCCCTTTACCTTCCGTTTGCAGCAATGTTACTCAATGCTGTTGCAAACCGATTTATTCGCAGAGATGAGAAATTGGTGAAGGATTCTGATCGGCTGAGATGATATGGCAAGCCGGTAAAAATGCCTGGAATTGCTCATGGATCACCAATAAGCAAAAGAAGAGCGTTTCTTACATCTATTAAATCAGATTTTATGAAATCGCCAATGCAATCATTTAAAATACTTTTTATTGTCACAATTATTTTTTCGGGTTGCCAAAAAGAAAATACTACGGTACCACCGCGCCTGATCTTCAAATTTAAGTTTGACAATACACAAGCAAGGCTAAATAACTTTGGCCAGCCTGCCACCATGCCTTCAGGACATGCTGGCCAATCGCCCAGATTCAATAAGATGAGTGCGCACTACATTGAACTTACTCCAACTGCGACAACTGCGCTCGGAAGCGGAACGATCTTATACAAAAATGAAGAGACCTCGAGCGGAGGCAATACCGCAATTGATTTTGAGAAATCAATATTGGTTGGTGAAGGGGAAGAATTTTTCAGCATTCCGCTGAGCCAGGTGAAGGCAGGGACTTATCCTTACCTGCGCGTTTCGTTAGCCTACCAGAATTATGACATTGATCTGTTAGCTCAAGGACTTACGCTTACCGGAACACTTGCCTCTTTCATTGGCTACAATACGTATGTAAAAAATTTCACGGTGAAGAATCAACAAGTCACTGTAAACGCAAACAAACTGCAAGGCTATTGGGCATTTGAAACTTCGTTTGGAGTTACACAGGGGCAAGCTCCGGCTGGAGCGACAACGGTTCCCAACCCGTTGATTTCATCCTCACCAATTCCTGCAGGTTCGTGTGTGGTCACTGGCCAGTTCGCATCATCTTTAACGATTACAGGCAAGGAGGCCAAGGACGTTGTTATTATTGTCTCACTTTCCACCAACAAGAGTTTTGAGTGGATTGAGGTCAACGCTGATGGAAAATTTGAACCTTTGGCGGGTGAAAATGTAGTCGACATGGGAATTCGGGGACTGATCCCAATTATCCAGTAGAGTCAACCTTACTTTTGTTTCTCTAACGTATAAGAAACCCGAAGGCCGGTTTCGAAATTTATGTTTTTGGTATTAGCGGTGAAATTTAAAAAGCCAGTGTCTGAATATTTCGCTGGGATATTTACCAGTCCTAAACTTGTCCTGACATCGACTGCAATTGACCAGTGGCCCTGAAGAGGGATCTCATAACCGAATCCACCTGTTAGCCCCCCGTCTAGTGCATTAACATAACCGGAGTTGAGATACGACACCCCATAGGTTTCAGAACCGGTTGCTTTAAGATGCCATGAATAACTGGCTTCTTTAATGTCAAAATTTAGCGCAATGGCAGAGTAAAGCCCACCCAAAAAATAAAATCTCCTCAAAGAATATTTGGCAACTACAGGGATGACTAAATAATTAATGCGCAAATCGCGGCTGAATTGAGAAGTATAGTTGCCTGAAGCATCATTTGATGAATAGGAATACTTGAGATCAATTCCTTTTTGTACGTAGCTGAGCCCTGTTTCAAAAGACCATTTTTCAAGAGCCTGCCACTCAATAGTTATTCCCGAAGAAAAGCCTGTTTGCATGTCTTTAAAAAAATGAGTCTGATATTCAGGAGACGAATTGATATTAATTGCAGGAGTCGGATTGATACTAAATGATGTTGGGAGCGGAGAACCGGGCGCTGCATGGTCAAAAAAATTGGCGAAACTGACTGCTCCACGCAGTCCAACTTTTATTTTCTGACTGTACACATTTGCAGCCAGACAAAGAAACAAGATGAATGTCGTTTTGTTCATAGGTTTGCTTACTTAAAAATACCCATTTCCTCTTTTGAGTGATATTAACTTTTTGCAAAACCTGAAAATCCACTTCATATTTGCTGAAATATTCCCTTCATGAAGTATAAGCGCATTCTTTTAAAGCTCAGCGGTGAAGCGCTGATGGGTTCAAAAACCAGCAATATTGACCCGGATGTGCTAGAACAGTATTGCGAAG
Proteins encoded in this window:
- the kmo gene encoding kynurenine 3-monooxygenase, coding for MPFDKNQHIAIAGAGLVGSLLSIYLAKRGFRVSVFERRPDMRKQTVDRGRSINLALSNRGLRALDEVGLTDEIKKAAIPMHGRTMHDRLGKLSYQPYGKEGQFINSISRSNLNMVLMNKAESLGVNFFFDHRIASVDFDKTQISFSNHTTSLAFDSIIGADGAFSAVRSSMQITDRIDYSQDYIAHGYKELHIPDANGNFQLEKNSLHIWPRESFMLIALPNPDGSFTCTLFFPFDGQLSFNSLKTSGDVENFLKETFPDALTLMPGAVSDFVNTPASSLVTMKCFPWVKNKTLVIGDAAHAIVPFYGQGMNAGFEDCRILNQLLDQASDWPALFDQFQKSRKPNTDAIAQLALDNFIEMRDLVGDAKFLLRKKIEAKLNQLYPEHWIPLYTMVTFREDISYADALTTGQKQKQIMDEVMRRVNIETTWEQLDFESIVNKLKAYA
- the haaO gene encoding 3-hydroxyanthranilate 3,4-dioxygenase, with the protein product MVAQKINDMAVRRPFNLNQWIADNRDLLKPPVGNKNLYADAGDYIVMIVGGPNARKDFHFNQTEELFYQLQGNINVRIQEDGKAVDIPIKEGEMFLLPANTPHRPERPANSVGLVIECKRAAQTYEDGLIWFCDNCNNKLHEYRFHLDNIEKDFIPRFKEFYGSKEFRTCKKCGTVMEADPRFSG
- the prmC gene encoding release factor glutamine methyltransferase; its protein translation is MNRKTTNSKAVFQSIKAGLTLSDLDEAHAIALALMEKYYQLSFTSILAEKEVAFIDLSEIINRLNQHEPLQYVLGEADFFERKFKVNSSVLIPRPETEILIEQVLKTNPIPSRILDVGTGSGCIAITLKLEIPSAQVIALDISEKALQIANENSRILGAEIELVQRNFLEDIVMEPVDLIVSNPPYICSQEKSTMSENVLQFEPHLALFVPDNDPLLFYKAIAQKSKSILTRNGKVIAEINEHLGLEVAALFRNSEFKEVQILKDLDRKDRVLVAVK
- the kynU gene encoding kynureninase; amino-acid sequence: MKFEKSASFAKKLDQQDPLRTCRSLFLLPKVNGKRAVYLTGNSLGLQPKSTKKFVNEELTDWAELGVEGHFHSRRPWLHYHKFSKKALAKVVGGKPLEVVAMNQLTVNLHLMLTSFYRPTKERYKILTEAGAFSSDQYAFESQVKSHGFNPTDAIIELLPREGEFILRTEDILQKIEANKTSIALVIFGGVQYYSGQFFDIKNITYAAHQAGAVAGFDLAHAAGNVPLELHNDEVDFAVWCGYKYLNSGPGGMAGAFVHEKHALNFEIPRHAGWWGHDDKERFQMKKGFRPMPGVDGWQLSNFPVLSGAAQLASLEIFNKVGMKALRKKSLLLTGFLEFLLESIDGFENHFTIITPSDPQARGCQLSILMKKNGKKVFDRITRTGVVADWREPNVIRVAPVPLYNTFEEVFSFAQIFANALR
- the ogt gene encoding methylated-DNA--protein-cysteine methyltransferase, whose product is MKGIAYCSSPVGELQIESENEEITMLGFLWDPKVSEVRTPVIDQCISELSEYFSGRRKFFSFPIGLRGSEFQVKVWSELLNIPFGKTISYQELAIRIGDIKSIRAVGLANGQNPVAIAVPCHRVIGKSGDLVGYGGGLERKVWLLEHEGAMQKQLSIF
- the pepL gene encoding proline iminopeptidase — encoded protein: MKNFVALVLVALISCQPKDEKSQTSYFDLQETGVKAGGVKMIPIMNGKYNVWTKRVGNNPKIKLLLLHGGPSATHEYFESFDSFLPQEGIEYYYYDQLGSYYSDQPNDTSLWKTARFVEEVEDVRKALKLDSTNFYLLGSSWGGILAMEYALKYQKNLKGLIISNMMASAIDYGKYAEEVLAKQMDPKVLAEVRTIEAKKDYSNPRYMELLLPNFYEQHLCRFTAAQWPDPVNRAFKHLNNTVYTLMQGPSEFGISGRLEKWDVKARLPELIVPTLTIGAQHDTMDPEHMKWISTQVKRGRFLLCPNGSHLSMWDDQDHYFPGLIQFIKDVDTGKF
- the udp gene encoding phosphorylase, with product MPKISETDLLLNPDGSVYHLNLLPKHVSDTVIAVGDPSRVYMVSQFFDDIEFEMNKREFITHVGKFNGKRITVISTGIGTDNVEIFFSELDALVNIDLKTREPKPRKKKLKVIRIGTSGALQEDIAVGSHLVSDYAVGLDNLMNFYDLPMNDEEAGLAHDIQKKTGLPFMPYVVRGSESLLERIGFDMRKGNTVTSPGFYAPQGRTLRAPVRLPNLLEDLNYYHKGDFWLTNFEMETAGYYAMARLLGHEALSVNAILANRMKNKFVKDPNKVIENLIEKVLERV
- the ribD gene encoding riboflavin biosynthesis protein RibD, producing MTPDELFMQRAFELALLGAGQVSPNPRVGCVVVHDNKIIGEGWHKKYGEPHAEVNAIASVLDKSILKESTIYVNLEPCSHFGKTPPCSDLLIKHGVKKVMISNVDTNPLVEGKGVKKMKDAGIEVITGILEKEGRELNKRFFTFIEKQRPYVILKWAQTADGFIAQKNFESKWISNELSRHLVHRWRSEEDAVLVGTRTASHDNPSLTVREWSGRNPVRIVIDRFLRLNEHLNLFDRKAKTICYNVLKHEEHNNLVFIRLNENSFVNELVHNLVKQKIQSVIIEGGAQTLGLFMEAKLWDEARVFTSSRSFGEGIAAPILEGKVSSSVYLDADLVEIIFPR